The window aagttAACAGCAGTCACCCGTTTCAATCCAGCCTCCGTACCATCCACTCGACTGGAAAAACTTGTAGTCTTCCACAGATTTGACACCGCACTTAGATTTTCATCTTCTGTTACTTTAGCAGCTGAAGACGTCTCATTGGTTGATAAAAACAGTAGCTGCTCAACAGCTTTTTCAAGGTCTACTATCTTCTTTTGAAGCTCCCTGACAGAAGTTTCTATTGTTCTGATCACACCATTATCAGTAAAGCCTGTTGTCTCAATAATATTCATTTCATGACTATTGTTTAACTTTTCAGAGTATTTACTGTTTATAACTTTCTCTGGAGATTTCACATCACATCTTGAATGGTTTGACTGGATATTGTTCTCATTACTAAGTAAACATGGAACTGCTAGAGACTCCTGTTTTAAACCTACTAGCAACTTCTGGTCAGGAACAGGAATACATTCCAGACTGTCAACACCTTTGTGCTGTATTTTATCACATGTGCTGTCTTGTATACTTCTTTCATCCAGTAAAACCTGGCATTGTTCATCATTGTGTATTAAGTCATCTGTAGGTGTTAGTGAAGACCCAGAAGCTTCAGATCCAGTTACGATAACATTTGTGGTTGTGGATTTATGTCTTTTGAAACTGCTTCTTAATCTCAAAGATGTTTCTGAACCATCTTTTATGGAATGTTGAGAGAGTAAAGCACCACAGTCTGTATCTTCAAAGATATCTACAGCAATGTCACTTAAATGTGTTTCTTCAATAATAGTTAGCAGCACTGTTCTTAGGATGTTGAAGTTCACTGCACCTACTTCGGGTGAACACAGAGCAAGGTCTACAAGCTCAGGCAAGGTGTAAGTCATGATGAGTGGTACATCCCTTGGGTGTTTTGCAGTCCTAAACACCTACAATAACAAACAAGTCAAGTATATACTTAGTTCATATCTCAgaattactattatatatataataaacatctttTCTGATACACAGTTAACAACTCACAGATAatttgtatttctaataatacaaaactgtaaagtTTGCAGTGAAAGACATGACCTTAGACTTCTAGGTCCACATTTGTGTCTTGTGTTCTACCAAATGAACTGTCAGAACATTATGCCACATGCAGAGAACTCTCCACCAAATTTATTACAAGAATATTCTTGAAAAATTCAATTACTTTTAAGATAAACATACCAGTCAGTTAAGCAGGAAACTTTAATTTACCTTGGATTCATATATACAAATGTCTTGAGTATACTTTGGTATCAGATAAATAAAGCATCTGGATTTTCTTGAAAGTCAAATAAGTTACGACACACCCTATTTTTCTTtagttacattaatattattggttacaatatataaataattactaacatattttaatgaagattattttgAATTGTTAGCTCAATGTATGAACCTGGAAATAGCCATATTTTATCTCCCAGAATAAGTTTACTTTTGGTTAAAAAATACTCATAAATCCACTTTAGTAAAAGTAAAGAATTTGAGTCTATATTAGAATCAGTAACAACAAACTTAATGTATACAATACATGTCTATGtaacattttttaacaataaatatcaatttttatctTCCATTTGTTACACACCTAGAtatttctaaagtttaaaaacttaaacCATACCATATcaagaaagtaattttaaatatattttactctaacaaacaagtatttttaaatgtCTGGAACTAGACTTTCACTTCACAGGTTTAATATGAGTTCTAACTTTGTCCTACCAACACTTCTGTAAGTCTTTTATTAAAATGTCTAACAGTTTTAACACCACAATTTCCAGATCTTCCAAAGATCCAAAACatctaattttttacattttatacaactAGCACACTAATGGCCTCTTATCCAGCAGAGCCTAGCACCAAAAGCTAAACTAATAGAATTGTCTCACTTTATTTGTGTCTGATTTTTTTGTAAGGTGGTTAAAAACAAGACATATTCCAGTTATCACAAATATCCTGTGTAGTTATGGTAAAAATTGATAAAAAGAATCTCACCCTTTCTTTCTTCAGATTTTTagattataattttgtacaaaacagaAGTTATGAAGTTTCTCAGCTTTGCTAAAAGCATTTCTTTTAACATTCAAGTAAAATGATCAAATATAGATTTCTATTGGTAAATACTAAAGAATATCTATACCACTTTCCTCCTGGCAAGGTTCCCAATAAATACCTTAAACTTAAGTATAAAAATCCTCTACACTGAAATGTATTTTTCCATAATCATCCTTATTTTTAACTCCAGTTTTCaaaaacctttgttttgtttttataaacctTATGAATGGTAATAATCTCATAACCAGCAAGTTTCATATTCTAATGTTTGACAAAACATAAGGGTGGAGATGTGAACCAGCATAACAACAGATTTCCTTAATCTCTCTTACCAACCTTAAAACACATACAGAGAAATTCAGACAATCCCAATGATGgtaataaatacactaaaaacTATTATAACCTGTCATCACCATGAGAAATCGTAAAGCTTCCTGAAATGTCTGGTTTAAAGACAATACTTAATAACTGTAAAaccttttcaaaacattttaatatttaataatgatgaAAAGGAATCAGTTTTGTACAGTTGTAATGCAAATATTCGTTTAGCAAGGTTTAACGTGTTTAATGGaatttataatgattaaaaatatgACAATTAGCCTTGAGACAAGTTATAAATATGGcattcaaacaaaaaaataattctatcAATGTAGAATGTAGAAATGGAAACTTCTTGAAGAAATTAACTGTTCAGCAATGTATAGTAAGCAATTGTGTTATTAACATGAGTAGAAGTGAAGACTGGTTGAATCAgtaagtaaataaacaacaatttataattttaaatgtacaatTTCAAATTTAGATTACTACTAGatttaggttttgttttctaataattattataaagatGTGAAATACAAATCAGGCTACAACTCTTTGATATTTCACAATTACTCATAGTTATAGTTGTGATTAATCTGGATATAATACATTTCGTATTTTAAACCCCAAGGAAGAATATACACAACATGTATCGGATCTTACAGCAAGTATTGTAGATGGAAATGatttataaacaagtttattCTTCAATGAGTCTTATTTCAATCCAAATGAAAGCTTGAAAAATATCATCCCTACCATAAAGTCCACCAATTTCAGCTTATACATTTCTTATGGTGTATAAAATGAAACTGTGAAtgtctattaaaaattaaaaacaacatttcttagAATGTATTACATCATTGCTTCCATATCTACACATTATATTTTCCTCtctgataatttaaaacaatgtttattgaTTTGCTTTGTGCCATTATGATAAATTAACTAGACCTATTTTGATCCAACTTCAGACAGTGTGGAATTCTTATAATTTTAGTATGTACCTTACAGCTTGTCCTCTGCTAGCATATCTATCTTTTTTCTCATTAGTAGCTTTAATCTGTATGATCAATGGTGGGAACAAGAATacactttttttaatgtttcatatacaTGAAAAAAGTTGCATCAAAGTATTCTTctctaaactaaaaatatatcaaaaagttAAAGTAACTTATTGTTCTCATAGATGGAAGCCAGACTTGCTCAATCAGCCTTTTTTATGAAAAAGAACTTATAATCAAAGTGGACTTTGCACAGGGTAAAAATTCCAATCACCCAAATTCcatagaaatgtatataaattaattttgctgTCACTTACCATGAACCTGAATTTTGTAACTGGAAGTGTAAATCTACATTCATACCATTGCTCTACAAAAATTAACAGTTCTACAAGTTACATAGAATATCTCAATAGCATCTGACCAAATTCACTAATGTTGTtactaataaacaaacacatggaaataaaacaacaacttctaTTCCATTCCAAATTACAACGCTGGATGAGATattcatgttataaatattattttttcttgtatttgtatACAAAGGTTATATGTCAAATTTAGCTACAAAACCAGTTTTGGGATGCACTATTATACCTAACCCtcgattttgtttaattaataaaatattttctatattaattgGTGGGGccccccggcatggccaaacgtgttaaggcgtgcgactcataatctgagggtcgcgggttcgcatccccgtcgcgctcgccctttctgccgcgggagcgttataaagtcacggtcaatcccactattcgttggtaaaagagtagcccaagagttggcggtgggtggtgatgactagctgccttccatttagtcttacactgctaaattagggacggctagcacagatagccctcgagtagctttgtgcgaaattccaaaacaaacaaacaaacaattcattagtAGAACAGTAAGCCTAGGCTGAAATAATGTATAAACCGTATTGAATAATATGTTATCATGTGATACGGCAATGAAATGCCAGTAACATTTAAGTTAAAAAGATAAAAAGCTAGGATTGCATCAATTTTCCGTTCTGAAAAAGCCTAGTAGAACTATATGAGATGGcattatacaaataaacaaaagtatacaTACATTCCTAAAATTTTGTAAATCCCACACCTTATATCATTAAATCAAATCTCGTACCATAAACGTAAAATCGAACAATGCGCTATACAAGAGCACGTGAACAAATACGAAAAAATAAACGTCATGatctgataaaagaaataaaaacaccgCACAATTGAGAATATTTTACTTAGGGGGTTTTGAGTCCTTTTTACTTCATTAAGCCAAATTAATTTAGGTATGCGAATAATATTGTGACGTTTTGTCAAATACAATATTGATATTATATATCGgaccaactgtttaatgattataTCACGGTAGCATGTCGTACGGACCAAAACAACCTGCAGGCcacactgtgtgttattaacagaagtgattttttatttttttatagcttAGACTGTGGTAATTCAAACCAGTGGATGTGCTTTACTGGATCCTTATTTCTGATACTAAATTTCGAGGCAGTCCATAAAAAATACATGAGATATAAAATGTCCAATttagattgatttttttttccaatttattcTTTACACTTGTAAAGTATATTGCAGTGTGTCATTATAAATCGCATTATATATGTAGAAGTAATACATTTAGCACTATAATATAAATCGTTAAACTGATGCATAAATGCCTAACATTTAGACTGTATGTGGCCcggtttggccaggtggttaaagcaattgacttgtaatctgagggtcgaaggtttgaatcaccaaacatgctcgccctttcagctgtggggaccgttaaatgtcacggtcaatcacactattcgttggtaatatagtagcccaagagttggcggcgagtggtgatgactagctgccttccctctagccctacACTCCTAAGTTAGTGGCGGCTaccgcagataatcctcgtgtagctttgagcgaaattcacacacacacacacaatgattGTGTATATAATCCTCTCCCTTTGTATAGGCGTTGGGGTGACATCTATGAGTCACTGGTACAACCAAATATTAGTTGGGATTTCGAAAGGCGAGAAGAAACTTAAACGTCGTAAGTTTCGTTGAATAGTGAaagagttaaaataatataacacagGAACTTGTAGGCTTTTaacgattgtttatttttttagagcaaagtcaaaTTAGGCTATCTTTTAcgtccaccgcgaggaatcgaatccAGGATTCGAGCattataagttcttaaacttactgctgtttcaCCAAGAAATGCagcattttatacatataaatacaaaaaatcataACAATTATATGTTTTTAGGTGTTAACACGCAAgaatttactattttgttttagaTAACAAAAGTTGGAGTAAAAGTAAAAGAGGACCTACTTTCTTCTTTAGGTTATTTACCCTACCTATATTAAAAGCACCCCGCAGTCCAATATTCTCATATAATAATACCCTCATGAAAAAAGCAATGTTATCCTCAATAACCGTGGCACTAAAATTTATTCcaggcaggattaaagtaaatttatatataatacatatccCACTCCCCTTTATCTTAGCTATACTTTTGTGCGCCAACAATACTAAGGGTGGGGCGCGTATATACAGATTCAATTTTGTAACTCACCAGAATCTTTATCAACCtactttcaaatttaaattaatttaggtagattagtgtaaattaatctatgataccttAGCCAGAATCAAATACATAAAGCGAAAGGATTTGACTTTCTGAGTCCAAAAGTGTAACTGtatctcaaatcgatcaagaaATAACTTATCtgtgagctaaacgtttgtatACGAAAAATAAACTCTGAGCTGTTCCATGAACCGCAATAACGtggcttaaaaaaacaaaaaacaaaagtagcCTGATATTGcttgaaaattacttttttgtttttatcaagaaGAAATTGATTTTTTACGTCAACTCTGTATGTGCATTACTGACAAAAACGAAATAAATTTGTGTATCTTACACTTCAACTTTACAGAATTTTCACAAGATATTGTTAACTTCCAATTAGTAATAGCAGTTGTATATCGTGGGCAAAATGACGTGCGCAAGGATTAGCTTAGTTGGACAAAATTCTGTCATTATGTTTTAAAAGtgcccatttttctttaattataaacaattttcaaCATCTTGCTTACCGTGAATTATTGGTGAAAGTATTTCAGCTTTAATGTTACACAGATATTTGTAAGTCcttacagtaataaaataactgTGATACCATCATGCATATGAAATTAAGTGTTAATACATCAGAAATCATTATTTGGCTTTAGAATTAAAGTCATTATAAGACTATTTAATCAGAACTAAAAGAGGATTATATTGTTTCGTATGGTTTTTAACCCACGCGTACCAGAGAACCCCCGACCCATTAAAAACGCTTGTCTTAATGGCTTTTATTGTTCTTTTCAAGTTGCTACTTAGGCTTAATATCAATGTACTGGGGACACGTCACGAATGTTTGCAATGGTTAACAACAACATTTGGAAAAAGCACGTAACCTGACACTTCTAAGAAACAACTTGCCACGTGTGGTGATAAACATCAATCGGACGTGTTGCCTCTCTTTTCTATAGATATATAGTTGTTAGAAGTATAACTTATTTATATGGAAtgggtttaaaatatttaatgttcacaTCAGTTgaaattagtattttaatattgtaagacaTTTCTAAATAATCATTTGTAACCAATGGTAATTAAGTCAAAAAAGTAACAATCCTTTAAAAGCCTCGTATAAAGATTTATCAGTATAACACGTAAATACCAAAATTGAACATAAGTTATTTATTGCTCCAAACACAAAGCATGGGCCCAGCAGGACACTCAGTGTAACAACACAACAACAGATGTGGATGATGATTatacaaacaaaacttgtcaGGCCCATCACGGTAACTGAAGTACAAGAAAATCTTATTATTTAAGGAGGGGGCTCTGAGATTATCagaaattatcataattttgCATAACTTATCTCTTTAAAAGCATACATACAAACTGCTTGGAAACAGGGCAATGTTCTTATGTCCCAAAAGGAAGAAAATTAGCGAATAACTATGAAAATTACAAACACATAAGTCTAATAAGCAATACCTTggaaaaatacttgaaaaattaTGGATAGTAGACTcataaacaactttaaaactaaaccatgacaaacaacagatcatctcataaaattaatgaagtaatacaaaacattaatatatataaatatataaaacaatgtacaatCGCCCACTTtttagattttgaaaaaaaaacattcaataaagCATGGCACAATGGACTCAGATACAAACTGTCCAAACTGGGAGTCTCTACAGAAATTATTTGCTTTGGTTCTAACTTCCCAGAAGATAGGAGCATCATAGTAAATGATAGAGGCACCTAATCTGAGTGCTGCATTCTGGAGGtgggtgtccctcaaggaggagTACTAAATTCTATCCTGTTTATCATGTATTTCAGATGCCTTTTATGGGACTAGTCTATTTGGCTCACAGTTTACAGATgatgttacatatatatgtagaaacgggtGGTaagggtagagaaagctctatgtagagaagcgaacaacgtttcgaacttctttgGTTATAGTCAAGTTTACAAAGGAAAAAAGAGGTATCTGACCAGTTCAAGCCAATATTTTTGtgatacaagttgaaacacaagcaattaacacagcattacatccaccactatactggtgcagatatgtagacaacacgattgcgggattcacatctacataacacaaacttaattttttcaatcacattaactctatacatcccaacattaacttcacatgtgaacaggaagaaagcaatcaaatatcattttttaatctcaaaattacaagaaccgatacacaatttaaaacagaaatccaccgaaaaatcacccatactggactatacattccttggaactcagcacatgaaacaaaacaaaaactcaacatactaagaaaccaaatgaacacagccataaaactatgctcaccagataaaattaacaatgaattagacaaaataaaacaatacttcatcaacatcaataagtttcctccacaaactgtataaaacattatacacaaacacatagacagaaagcaaaataaactaacaaaagtaaatatatccaaTGAATTAAGacatcacgaaaccatatactgctgcataccatatattcccaactttcagcagacaaataaccaacatctggcaaaaactagtaacaaaatatgacattccagttaataccaaatttattcaaaaaccaggcacaaaaacTAAGGTCtctactatgtaaaaactacactgacaacacaacaccaacattataaaatacaatgtgataactgccacatcttctatattggagaaacaactagaaaaatggaaaccagattcaaagaacacaaaaaaagtcaccttcacaaatttttgaacactgcaaatcaaataaacataacataaccacagaaaacacccaaatagtgaataaagaaacaaacataaacgcaaaattaaagaagccttacttatacaacgcaagcccaaaataaaccaatacaaaagaacatctttatacctatattaaaattaatataataataataaaataaataatataaaattatatattgaaacatctaacactgccctctacattccaacactcagttacacaacctctttcaaacatgtggtcagcttctggtcagttacctctttctttctttgtgaacctgacgatgaccaaagaagttcgaaacgttgttcgctcctctacataaaaaattttcccaacccaaaccagccgtttttacatatatatttttctctacaagtgggtttcctcgtCATCAATgattattatacaaaaaatatgaaagaaagacAATAAGAAGCTTGTCAGTCAACTTTGATGTTTATaagatgtaaaagaaaaataacaaatgtatataacCATTCACGAGTTATCTCTATGAAGTAAATTATGTGTCAATAGTGTGTAATTACACAGAAGACATCTTTCTgcacttattttattttagctttataatttCCAATTGTTGTACATGGAATCTTGTAAGCTCTCACAGTTCACTAGTCTACcttatttgaaaaacatattCTACAGGATATAGTTCTATACAATCTTATAACTCCACCTTCGTGTACTTCAGATTATGGGCTCTGGGATCATCATGTCTGTAAActgtaaaagataaatatataaaagtctttttattagaaaataaaagtaagtaCTATTACACAAAAAAACCAACCTTTATTAACTATTAAGCAAATTTCTCATGTATGGGTTAAACCACACTTTCCAGAACACACTGTAATCTAAATTAATACAAACTAGCAGGAATGTAGAATTTAACTTACATCTATAACATTACCTTAATAAACTGTTGAATACTTCACTTAGGGTAGTCATGTAGCAGAGGCCCCACTACTGAAAGCATATCTAATACAGTCATGAAGTAAGGACCTGACAGTAACAACATTGGTAGTCATGCAATAGAGGACCCACTACTGAAAGCGTATCTACTATAGTCATGAATTAAGGACCTGACACTGACAGTAACAACATAGGTAGTCATGTAGTAGAGGCCCCACTACTGAAAGCATATCTAATATAGTCATGAAGTAAGGACCTGACATGGACAGTAACAACATAGACAGTCATACAGTAGAggccccactgctgaaagtgtATCAAATATAGTCATGAACTAAGGACCTGACAAGGACAGTAACAACACAGACAGTCATACAGTAAAAACTCCACTAATGAGTGTATCAAATATAGTAATGAATTAAGGACCCAACAATGACAGTAACAACATAGGTAGTCATGTAGTAGAGGCCCCACTACTGAAAGCATATCTAATATAGTCATGAAGTAAGGACCTGACATGGACAGTAACAACATAGACAGTCATACAGAGAggccccactgctgaaagtgtATTAAATATAGTCATGAACTTAGGGCCTGACAAGGACAGTAACAACACAGATAGTCATACAGTGCAggccccactgctgaaagtgtATCAAATATAGTCATGAACTAAGGACCTGACAAGGACAGTAACAACACAGACAGACAAACAGTAGACTCCACTAATGAATGTATCAAATATAGTAATGAATTAAGGACCCAACACTGACAGTAACAACATAGGTAGTCATGTAGTAGAGGCCCCACTACTGAAAGCATATCTAATATAGTCATGAAGTAAGGACCTGACATGGACAGTAACAACATAGACAGTCATACAGTAGAggccccactgctgaaagtgtATTAAATATAGTCATAAACTTAGGGCCTGACAAGGACAGTAACAGCACAGATAGTCATACAGTGCAggccccactgctgaaagtgtATCAAATATAGTCATGAACTAAGGACCTGACAAGGACAGTAACAACACAGACAGACAAACAGTAGACTCCACTAATGAGTGT of the Tachypleus tridentatus isolate NWPU-2018 chromosome 13, ASM421037v1, whole genome shotgun sequence genome contains:
- the LOC143238323 gene encoding uncharacterized protein LOC143238323 isoform X2, encoding MTYTLPELVDLALCSPEVGAVNFNILRTVLLTIIEETHLSDIAVDIFEDTDCGALLSQHSIKDGSETSLRLRSSFKRHKSTTTNVIVTGSEASGSSLTPTDDLIHNDEQCQVLLDERSIQDSTCDKIQHKGVDSLECIPVPDQKLLVGLKQESLAVPCLLSNENNIQSNHSRCDVKSPEKVINSKYSEKLNNSHEMNIIETTGFTDNGVIRTIETSVRELQKKIVDLEKAVEQLLFLSTNETSSAAKVTEDENLSAVSNLWKTTSFSSRVDGTEAGLKRVTAVNFYDQTDEEWRETLAEFNFRLLEIERELDILKIQVSNLIVSGNQFTLDSEGGAELSASKRVAEQQDNQVNMCEEHSVEVHSQLDRLEQEILELAKHGSSLTRTGSHLLVENGNEVRNSEVRHKV
- the LOC143238323 gene encoding uncharacterized protein LOC143238323 isoform X1; translation: MTYTLPELVDLALCSPEVGAVNFNILRTVLLTIIEETHLSDIAVDIFEDTDCGALLSQHSIKDGSETSLRLRSSFKRHKSTTTNVIVTGSEASGSSLTPTDDLIHNDEQCQVLLDERSIQDSTCDKIQHKGVDSLECIPVPDQKLLVGLKQESLAVPCLLSNENNIQSNHSRCDVKSPEKVINSKYSEKLNNSHEMNIIETTGFTDNGVIRTIETSVRELQKKIVDLEKAVEQLLFLSTNETSSAAKVTEDENLSAVSNLWKTTSFSSRVDGTEAGLKRVLITEKLHVDDQTDEEWRETLAEFNFRLLEIERELDILKIQVSNLIVSGNQFTLDSEGGAELSASKRVAEQQDNQVNMCEEHSVEVHSQLDRLEQEILELAKHGSSLTRTGSHLLVENGNEVRNSEVRHKV
- the LOC143238323 gene encoding uncharacterized protein LOC143238323 isoform X3: MTYTLPELVDLALCSPEVGAVNFNILRTVLLTIIEETHLSDIAVDIFEDTDCGALLSQHSIKDGSETSLRLRSSFKRHKSTTTNVIVTGSEASGSSLTPTDDLIHNDEQCQVLLDERSIQDSTCDKIQHKGVDSLECIPVPDQKLLVGLKQESLAVPCLLSNENNIQSNHSRCDVKSPEKVINSKYSEKLNNSHEMNIIETTGFTDNGVIRTIETSVRELQKKIVDLEKAVEQLLFLSTNETSSAAKVTEDENLSAVSNLWKTTSFSSRVDGTEAGLKRVLITEKLHVDDQTDEEWRETLAEFNFRLLEIERELDILKIQVSNLIVSGNQFTLDSEGGAESGDRDRIFT